A region of Streptomyces sp. TG1A-60 DNA encodes the following proteins:
- a CDS encoding MerR family transcriptional regulator, translating into MRIGEIAALVGLTTRAIRHYHHVGLLPEPERRPNGYRAYSVRDAVLLARVRRLTELGLSLDEVRDALAHDAGRDLTEILEELDADLARQEADIRERRRRLGALLAEPPGATGPVSPALAALLAQAPRTDSPSAAKDREYLTLLDATSTGNQEMLGLLGTLVADPAVVELYERLDALAEAPADDPRIAPLAADLMAAVPAELFAAIPEDGVVVTGFKEALLAEYTPAQAEVVGRLMEAFVERGRG; encoded by the coding sequence ATGCGAATCGGAGAGATCGCCGCGCTCGTGGGGCTCACCACCCGGGCGATCCGGCACTACCACCATGTCGGGCTGCTTCCGGAACCGGAGCGGCGCCCCAACGGCTACCGGGCCTACAGCGTCCGCGACGCCGTCCTGCTCGCCCGGGTGCGCAGGCTCACCGAACTCGGCCTCAGCCTCGATGAAGTGCGCGACGCCCTCGCCCACGATGCCGGGCGCGACCTGACCGAGATATTGGAGGAACTCGACGCCGACCTGGCCCGCCAGGAAGCCGACATCCGGGAGCGCCGCCGCCGGCTCGGCGCCCTGCTCGCCGAGCCGCCCGGCGCGACCGGGCCCGTCTCACCCGCCCTCGCCGCACTGCTGGCACAGGCCCCCCGAACAGACTCGCCGAGCGCGGCCAAGGACCGCGAGTACCTCACGCTGCTGGACGCCACCAGCACCGGTAACCAAGAGATGCTCGGGCTGCTCGGGACGCTGGTCGCCGATCCCGCAGTTGTCGAACTGTATGAGCGCCTCGACGCGCTCGCCGAAGCCCCCGCCGACGATCCGCGGATCGCACCCCTGGCGGCTGACCTGATGGCAGCCGTCCCCGCGGAGTTGTTCGCCGCGATCCCCGAGGACGGGGTGGTCGTGACCGGGTTCAAGGAGGCGCTGCTCGCCGAGTACACCCCCGCGCAGGCGGAAGTCGTGGGCCGGCTCATGGAGGCTTTCGTGGAAAGGGGCCGGGGATGA
- a CDS encoding NUDIX domain-containing protein, with protein sequence MTSTSHPLTDPDDQPRAHLRELVGAIERWDDLERTHLKTATQWIASGAPVYRVRKPDVPAMHLVSYFVVLDDTRGQLLLVAHRKAGLWLPAGGHVEPGEDPWAAVVRECHEELGIEAVASPISGELPFFLTVTRTRGQGVHTDVSLWYLLDADADTITSFDQGEFDAIRWLTDEQVLEEPDELLDPHMHRFTRKLQRARTRRHRG encoded by the coding sequence ATGACCTCAACCAGCCACCCGCTCACCGACCCTGACGATCAGCCCCGTGCCCACCTTCGGGAGTTGGTCGGCGCCATCGAACGGTGGGACGACCTGGAACGCACCCATCTGAAGACCGCCACACAGTGGATCGCCAGCGGAGCTCCGGTCTACCGGGTGCGCAAGCCGGATGTTCCGGCGATGCACTTGGTGAGCTACTTCGTCGTCCTCGACGACACGCGCGGGCAGTTGCTGCTCGTCGCGCACCGCAAGGCGGGTCTGTGGCTGCCAGCCGGAGGGCACGTCGAGCCGGGTGAGGACCCATGGGCTGCGGTGGTCCGCGAATGCCATGAAGAGCTGGGCATCGAGGCCGTGGCATCGCCGATCAGCGGTGAGCTCCCCTTCTTCCTCACCGTCACTCGAACCCGGGGGCAGGGCGTACACACCGACGTCTCTCTCTGGTATCTCCTCGACGCCGATGCTGACACCATCACCTCCTTCGACCAAGGCGAGTTCGACGCGATCCGGTGGCTGACCGACGAGCAGGTTCTCGAGGAGCCGGACGAACTGCTCGACCCCCACATGCACCGCTTCACGCGCAAGCTGCAGCGCGCCCGGACCAGAAGGCATCGCGGGTAG
- a CDS encoding IS256 family transposase: MLSVVNNDGTTETGSLMDDIVREGARRMLAAALEAEVNQYIAELAGERDEVGRRLVVRNGHHRERTVTTAAGPVVVKAPRVNDKRVDVETGERKRFSSKILAPWCRKSPKISEVLPLLYLHGLSSGDFVPAMEQFLGSSAGLSPATVIRLTKQWTDDHTAFQARDLSDSDYVYVWADGVHPKVRLGQAHSCVLVLMGVRPDGRKELIALAEGLRESTESWADLLRDCRRRGMRDPELVVGDGAMGLWRALAEVFPQARHQRCWVHKVRNVMNALPKSAQPGAKKALQEIYNAEDRDHAEKAVRDFERAYGAKWPKAAKKITDEADELLAFYDFPAEHWVHLRTTNPIESTFSTVKLRTKVTRGAGSPAAALAMVFKLVESAQARWRAITAPHLVALVRNGARFKNGHLVERPEVAA, translated from the coding sequence GTGCTCAGCGTAGTCAACAACGACGGAACCACCGAGACCGGATCCCTGATGGACGACATCGTCCGTGAGGGTGCCCGGCGGATGCTCGCCGCGGCCCTGGAGGCCGAAGTCAACCAGTACATAGCTGAGTTGGCTGGTGAGCGGGACGAGGTCGGCCGCCGTCTGGTGGTCCGCAACGGCCATCATCGCGAGCGGACGGTGACCACCGCCGCCGGGCCGGTCGTGGTGAAGGCGCCCCGCGTGAACGACAAGCGCGTCGACGTGGAGACCGGTGAGCGCAAGCGGTTCTCGTCGAAGATCCTCGCGCCGTGGTGCCGTAAGTCCCCGAAGATCAGCGAGGTCCTGCCCCTGCTCTACCTCCACGGACTGTCCTCCGGGGATTTCGTGCCCGCGATGGAGCAGTTCCTGGGTTCCTCGGCCGGCCTCTCGCCGGCGACGGTGATCCGGCTGACGAAGCAGTGGACCGACGACCACACCGCCTTCCAGGCCCGCGACCTGTCGGATTCCGATTACGTCTACGTGTGGGCCGACGGCGTCCACCCCAAGGTCCGCCTCGGCCAGGCCCACTCCTGCGTCCTGGTCCTCATGGGCGTGCGCCCCGACGGCCGCAAGGAACTCATCGCGCTGGCCGAGGGGCTGCGTGAATCGACCGAGTCATGGGCGGATCTGCTGCGTGACTGCCGCCGACGCGGCATGCGCGATCCCGAACTCGTCGTCGGCGACGGGGCGATGGGCCTGTGGAGGGCCCTCGCAGAGGTGTTTCCCCAGGCCAGACACCAGAGGTGCTGGGTTCACAAGGTCCGCAATGTCATGAACGCGCTACCGAAGTCGGCTCAGCCCGGCGCGAAGAAGGCCCTGCAGGAGATCTACAACGCCGAGGACCGTGACCACGCCGAGAAGGCGGTCAGGGACTTCGAGCGTGCCTACGGAGCGAAGTGGCCGAAAGCGGCCAAGAAGATCACCGACGAGGCCGACGAGCTCCTCGCGTTCTACGACTTCCCCGCCGAGCACTGGGTGCACCTGCGCACGACAAATCCCATCGAGTCCACTTTCAGCACCGTGAAGTTGAGGACCAAGGTAACCCGCGGGGCCGGCAGCCCGGCCGCGGCCCTGGCGATGGTGTTCAAGCTCGTCGAGTCCGCCCAGGCCCGCTGGCGAGCGATCACCGCACCCCACCTTGTCGCCCTCGTCCGCAACGGCGCCCGCTTCAAGAACGGTCACCTCGTAGAACGCCCTGAAGTCGCCGCCTGA
- a CDS encoding transposase yields the protein MAEWSNRPLDRVYPVLFVDAINVKIRVLSTIL from the coding sequence ATGGCGGAATGGTCCAACCGCCCCCTGGACCGCGTCTATCCGGTGTTGTTCGTCGATGCGATCAACGTGAAGATCCGGGTTCTGTCGACGATCTTGTGA
- a CDS encoding ISL3 family transposase, translating into MRATTGACRCGQRSSRVHGRYVRRLRDVAVGGLGVVIELCVRRFRCENPDCTAVTFAEQIAGLTTPHSRYGPLLRGVLTRVGLALAGRAGVRLAAAAGITVGKDTLLRLVRALPDPEIGQVEVLGVDDFAFRKGRHYGTVLIDMATHRPLHLYDGREGEDLAAWLRGHPEVKVICRDRSGGYAEGARVGAPQAEQVADRYHLWANLGQAVEKSVNAHRSRLTEPVPATDGNSDALEAEPEKVQPSTELKIVTRLREQHAAAHELWEKGMSKAAIGRKLGLHQATVRKLVNARSADEVVAKSLQRAHIVDPYVGHLHRRWNEGVRNAAQLYREIQQLGYPGGELAVQRHLRRYRTGRGHAPVPGPKPPSVREVTSWIMTHPEHLRDEDADKLHRLRKRDPELDRLTLHVRKFAAMMTGRHGDRLEDWITNAEQDTLTPLAGFARNLRRDFDAVRNGLSLPHSSGTVEGNINRLKMLKRQMFGRASLDLLRKRVLLAR; encoded by the coding sequence GTGCGGGCCACGACTGGGGCCTGCCGGTGCGGCCAGAGGTCGTCTCGGGTGCACGGTCGGTACGTACGGAGGTTGCGCGATGTCGCCGTTGGCGGGCTCGGCGTGGTGATCGAGTTGTGCGTGCGCCGATTCCGCTGCGAGAACCCTGACTGCACAGCGGTGACGTTCGCCGAACAGATCGCGGGGCTGACCACCCCGCACAGTCGCTATGGCCCGCTGCTGCGTGGGGTGTTAACGCGGGTCGGGCTGGCGCTGGCCGGCAGGGCAGGAGTCCGACTCGCGGCCGCGGCCGGTATCACCGTGGGCAAGGACACGCTGCTGCGGCTGGTCAGAGCCCTGCCCGACCCGGAGATCGGCCAGGTGGAGGTACTCGGTGTCGACGACTTCGCCTTCCGTAAAGGCCGCCACTACGGCACTGTGCTCATCGACATGGCCACCCACCGTCCACTGCACCTCTACGACGGACGTGAGGGAGAGGACCTGGCTGCCTGGCTCCGCGGTCACCCTGAGGTGAAGGTCATCTGCCGTGACCGTTCCGGCGGATACGCGGAAGGTGCACGGGTCGGGGCACCGCAGGCCGAGCAGGTCGCTGATCGCTATCACCTGTGGGCCAACCTCGGACAGGCGGTCGAGAAGTCGGTGAACGCCCATCGTTCCCGCCTGACCGAACCAGTTCCCGCAACTGACGGTAACTCCGATGCCCTGGAGGCGGAGCCCGAGAAGGTCCAGCCATCGACGGAGCTGAAGATCGTGACTCGATTGCGTGAGCAGCATGCCGCCGCCCACGAACTGTGGGAGAAGGGCATGTCCAAGGCGGCGATCGGCCGGAAACTCGGGCTGCACCAAGCCACCGTCCGCAAGCTGGTCAACGCCCGCTCCGCGGACGAAGTCGTCGCCAAGAGCCTGCAACGGGCGCATATCGTCGATCCGTACGTCGGCCACCTGCACCGGCGCTGGAACGAAGGTGTCAGAAACGCCGCCCAGCTCTACCGCGAGATCCAACAACTGGGCTATCCAGGTGGCGAGTTGGCCGTCCAGCGTCATCTGCGGCGCTACCGAACCGGGCGCGGACATGCACCCGTCCCCGGCCCCAAGCCGCCATCGGTCCGCGAGGTCACCTCCTGGATCATGACCCACCCCGAGCACCTGCGGGACGAGGACGCCGACAAGCTCCACCGCCTACGCAAACGGGATCCCGAGCTCGACCGGCTCACCCTCCACGTCAGGAAGTTCGCCGCGATGATGACCGGACGCCACGGCGACCGCCTCGAAGACTGGATCACCAACGCTGAGCAAGACACGCTGACCCCGCTCGCGGGCTTCGCCCGCAACCTCCGCCGCGACTTCGACGCCGTCCGCAACGGACTGTCCCTGCCACACAGTTCCGGCACCGTCGAAGGCAACATCAACCGGCTGAAGATGCTGAAACGCCAGATGTTCGGCAGGGCCAGCCTCGATCTCCTACGCAAACGCGTCCTACTCGCACGGTGA
- a CDS encoding Rrf2 family transcriptional regulator produces the protein MSANSRLTIAAHALAWIGLYQRQGHEVATSEQIATSANTNPVVIRRLLGELRRSGLVESRRGVGAGWSLARELESMTLLDVYEAVEPGPLFAMHRTTPDQGCVVGYGIQPAMQGIYEGIEETLRHELARVTLETVLREVLAAPR, from the coding sequence ATGAGCGCCAACAGCAGGCTGACCATCGCCGCCCACGCGCTGGCCTGGATCGGCCTCTACCAGCGCCAGGGCCATGAGGTCGCCACCTCCGAGCAGATCGCGACCAGCGCGAACACCAACCCAGTGGTAATCAGACGGCTGCTCGGCGAGCTGCGCAGGTCTGGGCTCGTGGAGTCCCGACGGGGCGTGGGCGCGGGCTGGTCACTGGCACGCGAGCTGGAGTCGATGACCCTGCTCGACGTGTACGAGGCCGTGGAACCCGGCCCGCTGTTCGCGATGCACCGCACCACCCCGGACCAGGGATGCGTGGTGGGTTACGGCATCCAGCCGGCGATGCAGGGCATCTACGAAGGCATCGAGGAGACCCTGAGACATGAGCTGGCCCGCGTCACGCTCGAGACCGTACTCCGGGAGGTACTCGCGGCACCTCGCTAG
- a CDS encoding SDR family oxidoreductase: protein MSNPLMGKVALVTGGSRGLGAATVRLLAEQGADVAFTYVSSEKQAQAVVDEVHGKGAKAVAFQSDQADTSRAPALIDDVVAHFGGLDILVNNAAISVEQGRTVDDPDADTAALDRMHATNYLGVIAVIRAASRVLRTGGRIITVSSGLGSRVGAPGLADYSATKSGIERYTMGVARDLGPRNITANVVEAGLMEGGMQPPDPDTLKALVSSLSLQRMGHPDEIAAAIAFLASPAASYVTGAVLDAHGGYNA, encoded by the coding sequence ATGAGCAATCCACTCATGGGCAAGGTCGCCCTGGTCACCGGGGGGTCGCGCGGACTGGGAGCCGCGACCGTACGGCTGCTGGCCGAGCAGGGCGCCGACGTCGCCTTCACCTACGTCAGCTCCGAGAAGCAGGCGCAGGCAGTCGTCGACGAGGTGCACGGCAAGGGTGCCAAGGCCGTCGCCTTCCAGTCCGACCAGGCGGACACGAGCCGGGCGCCGGCGCTGATCGACGACGTGGTCGCGCACTTCGGCGGCCTGGACATCCTCGTCAACAACGCGGCGATCTCGGTGGAGCAGGGCCGCACGGTGGACGACCCGGACGCCGACACCGCCGCCCTGGACCGGATGCACGCCACCAACTACCTCGGCGTGATCGCCGTCATCCGGGCCGCCTCCCGAGTGCTGCGCACGGGCGGCCGCATCATCACGGTGAGTTCCGGACTGGGCTCCCGAGTCGGCGCCCCCGGCCTTGCCGACTACTCGGCGACCAAGTCCGGGATCGAGAGGTACACCATGGGCGTCGCACGCGACCTCGGGCCCCGGAACATCACGGCCAACGTCGTGGAGGCCGGACTGATGGAGGGCGGCATGCAACCGCCGGACCCCGACACTCTCAAGGCCCTGGTCAGCTCGCTGTCCCTGCAACGCATGGGGCACCCCGACGAAATCGCCGCGGCGATCGCCTTCCTGGCGAGCCCCGCAGCGTCGTACGTCACGGGCGCGGTGCTGGACGCCCACGGCGGCTACAACGCCTGA
- a CDS encoding IS5 family transposase, with translation MIDGIRWRTRTGAPWRDVPERYGPWETVYGLFRRWQRDGTWYRIFEQLQARADAEGLITWDVSVDSTIARAHQHAAGACKKGDLQVESPGGVFTEPDDHGLGRSRGGLTTRLHLAVEQAQKPMSLVITAGQRGDSPQFQVVLGRIRVPRLGPGRPRTRPDKVRADKAYGSRANRAYLRKRGIRCTIPEKRDQIANGCRSCGGASLG, from the coding sequence TTGATAGATGGCATACGCTGGCGCACCCGTACTGGTGCTCCGTGGCGGGACGTGCCGGAGCGGTACGGTCCGTGGGAGACGGTGTACGGGCTGTTCCGGCGTTGGCAGCGGGACGGCACCTGGTATCGGATCTTCGAGCAACTGCAGGCCCGGGCCGATGCCGAGGGGCTGATCACCTGGGATGTCTCGGTGGACTCGACGATCGCCCGCGCTCACCAGCATGCTGCGGGTGCCTGCAAAAAGGGGGATCTGCAGGTCGAGTCGCCCGGTGGTGTGTTCACCGAGCCCGACGACCACGGGCTCGGACGCTCCCGGGGCGGGCTGACCACCAGGCTCCATCTGGCGGTCGAGCAGGCCCAGAAGCCGATGTCGCTGGTGATCACGGCCGGACAGCGTGGTGACTCCCCGCAGTTCCAGGTGGTCCTGGGCCGTATCCGCGTGCCCCGGCTCGGGCCGGGCCGTCCGCGGACCCGGCCGGACAAGGTTCGTGCCGACAAGGCGTACGGCTCCCGTGCGAACCGCGCCTACCTGCGCAAGCGCGGTATCCGCTGCACGATCCCGGAGAAACGTGACCAGATCGCCAACGGGTGCAGATCTTGTGGGGGTGCCTCGTTGGGGTGA
- a CDS encoding metalloregulator ArsR/SmtB family transcription factor translates to MSTPVDDELWSAIGDPTRRTLIDLLLASGAGTATSLSAGLPLTRQAVSKHLAVLDRVGLVRAEPAGRERRYRVDETQLARAAAQLAAVGTSWDALLRRIKHIAEAIERSRDHTEGE, encoded by the coding sequence ATGAGTACGCCGGTCGACGACGAACTGTGGTCGGCGATCGGTGACCCCACCCGGCGCACGCTGATCGACCTGCTCCTCGCGTCCGGAGCCGGAACGGCCACCTCGCTCAGCGCGGGCCTGCCCCTCACCCGGCAGGCCGTGTCCAAACATCTCGCCGTTCTCGACCGAGTCGGGCTGGTTCGTGCCGAGCCGGCCGGTCGCGAGCGGCGCTACCGGGTCGACGAGACACAGCTCGCCCGCGCGGCCGCGCAGCTGGCCGCGGTCGGCACTTCCTGGGACGCCTTACTGCGCCGGATCAAGCACATCGCGGAGGCGATCGAACGCAGCCGCGACCACACCGAAGGAGAATGA
- a CDS encoding SRPBCC domain-containing protein: protein MEYGSIEREIHVDAPPEVVFEVVSRSEHMREWWPEDARFKSVSGAPGELFWRDEATGETMTVALTVVEVDPPSRFSFRWCYTDAARPGDSLLVTFDLVPTEQGTRVRMTETGFREMGWEVAVLEEQYCDHASAWDHYVPRLGAYVARLVSTS from the coding sequence GTGGAGTACGGCAGCATCGAGCGCGAGATCCACGTCGACGCACCACCGGAGGTGGTCTTCGAGGTCGTCAGCCGGTCGGAGCACATGCGGGAGTGGTGGCCGGAGGACGCCCGGTTCAAGTCCGTATCAGGGGCGCCCGGTGAGCTCTTCTGGCGGGACGAGGCGACCGGCGAGACGATGACCGTCGCGCTCACCGTCGTCGAGGTCGACCCGCCGTCGCGGTTCTCGTTCAGGTGGTGCTACACCGACGCCGCGCGTCCCGGGGACTCGTTGCTGGTCACCTTCGACCTGGTGCCGACGGAGCAGGGGACCCGGGTGCGGATGACCGAGACCGGGTTCCGCGAGATGGGCTGGGAGGTCGCCGTTCTCGAGGAGCAGTACTGCGATCACGCGAGCGCGTGGGACCACTACGTTCCCCGGCTGGGCGCGTACGTCGCGCGACTGGTGTCGACCTCATGA
- a CDS encoding acyl-CoA dehydrogenase family protein: MPIQFDVDPTVTQLASKAAEFVREVVIPAERECGGSVHDAPEALRETLQSGARDAGVFAPHVPERWGGHGLDLRGQAAVFEAAGYSLLGPLALNCAAPDEGNMHLLEKVATEEQRQRYLRPLAAGESRSCFAMTEPAPGAGADPRSLRTTATRVPGGWRIDGRKWFITGAEGAGFAIVMARTSGSPGDPGGATMFLVDAGTPGMRLVRTIETLDESLFAGHSEIVFEECVVGEGQVLGAVDHGFEGAQVRLGPARMTHCMRWLGAARRAQDVALERAGSRMAFGSALGDLGMVQQMLADSEIDIEASRALILRTAWELDTGSPAASQLTSVSKTFVAEAVNRVVDRAVQICGALGISAADAPLARLFREVRPFRIYDGPSETHRFAIARRALRPYRQPRAGVADG; this comes from the coding sequence GTGCCCATCCAGTTCGATGTAGACCCGACTGTCACTCAGCTCGCCTCGAAGGCGGCCGAGTTCGTGCGCGAGGTGGTCATTCCGGCCGAGCGCGAGTGCGGCGGGTCCGTGCACGACGCACCCGAGGCCCTGCGGGAGACACTGCAGAGTGGCGCCCGCGACGCGGGGGTCTTCGCTCCGCACGTGCCGGAGCGCTGGGGTGGACACGGGCTCGACCTGCGCGGGCAGGCGGCGGTGTTCGAAGCTGCGGGCTACTCCCTGCTCGGACCGCTGGCGCTGAACTGCGCGGCCCCGGACGAGGGAAACATGCACCTGCTGGAGAAGGTGGCCACCGAAGAGCAGCGGCAGAGGTATCTGCGTCCGCTCGCCGCGGGGGAATCTCGGTCCTGTTTCGCCATGACCGAACCGGCTCCCGGGGCGGGTGCCGATCCCCGCTCCCTGCGGACCACCGCGACCCGGGTCCCCGGCGGCTGGCGCATCGACGGGCGCAAGTGGTTCATCACCGGTGCCGAGGGAGCCGGCTTCGCCATCGTCATGGCCCGCACCTCCGGCAGTCCCGGTGACCCGGGCGGCGCCACCATGTTCCTGGTCGACGCAGGCACTCCCGGCATGCGCCTCGTGCGGACCATCGAGACGCTGGACGAGTCGCTCTTCGCCGGGCACAGCGAGATCGTCTTCGAGGAGTGCGTGGTGGGCGAGGGGCAGGTGCTCGGCGCGGTGGACCACGGCTTCGAGGGCGCCCAAGTCAGGCTCGGTCCCGCCCGGATGACCCACTGCATGCGCTGGCTGGGAGCTGCCCGCCGTGCCCAGGACGTGGCGCTGGAGCGGGCGGGGAGCCGGATGGCGTTCGGCTCGGCGCTGGGAGACCTCGGCATGGTCCAGCAGATGCTGGCCGACTCCGAGATCGACATCGAGGCGAGCCGCGCCCTGATCCTGCGCACCGCCTGGGAGCTGGACACCGGCTCCCCAGCCGCCTCGCAGCTCACCTCGGTGTCCAAGACCTTCGTGGCGGAAGCGGTGAACCGAGTGGTCGACCGCGCAGTGCAGATCTGCGGAGCGCTCGGCATCTCGGCCGCCGACGCGCCGCTGGCCCGCCTGTTCAGGGAAGTGCGGCCGTTCCGCATCTACGACGGCCCGTCGGAGACGCACCGGTTCGCCATAGCGCGCCGCGCGCTGCGGCCCTACCGTCAGCCGCGCGCGGGTGTCGCCGACGGCTGA
- a CDS encoding enoyl-CoA hydratase/isomerase family protein — protein MSLAVSTEPVRIVRHPDRVVELRLDDPGRGNALDLRTAEALRNTAREVAADPGGAVLLRAAGGSFCVGGDLRAFAGRGAGTGAYVHAVASAAHTAVQALYELPVPLVTAVRGAAAGGGIGLALVGDIVLAARSARFRLAYTAIGLTPDCGASWFLPRLVGPRRAADLILTNRVLTGDDAERWGLVSHCVDDEELDDAAHRTAAGLAAGAGDALRAAKGLLRAGTGDELCRHLTEEARLIADLADGREARDRMASFLAARSRPKAGDGRAETGESESVS, from the coding sequence ATGAGCCTTGCCGTGAGCACCGAGCCGGTCCGGATCGTCCGCCACCCCGACCGGGTCGTCGAGCTGAGACTCGACGACCCGGGACGGGGCAACGCCCTGGACCTGAGGACGGCCGAGGCATTGCGGAACACCGCGCGCGAGGTGGCCGCGGACCCGGGCGGCGCCGTGCTGCTGCGGGCGGCGGGCGGCAGCTTCTGCGTGGGCGGTGATCTGCGCGCCTTCGCCGGTCGCGGCGCCGGGACCGGCGCCTACGTCCATGCCGTGGCGAGCGCCGCGCATACGGCGGTACAGGCCCTGTACGAGCTGCCCGTGCCGCTGGTGACCGCCGTGCGCGGCGCGGCCGCGGGCGGCGGGATCGGCCTGGCGCTGGTGGGTGACATCGTCCTGGCCGCCCGGTCCGCGCGGTTCCGGCTGGCGTACACGGCGATCGGGCTGACGCCGGACTGCGGGGCCTCCTGGTTCCTGCCGCGCCTGGTGGGCCCTCGCAGGGCGGCGGACCTGATCCTCACCAACCGGGTCCTGACCGGCGACGACGCCGAACGATGGGGCCTGGTCTCCCACTGCGTGGACGACGAGGAACTGGACGACGCGGCGCACCGGACGGCGGCCGGTCTGGCCGCCGGCGCCGGCGACGCACTGCGTGCCGCGAAGGGCCTGCTGCGCGCCGGCACCGGCGACGAACTGTGCCGCCACCTCACCGAAGAGGCGCGGCTGATCGCCGATCTGGCGGACGGCCGGGAGGCGCGGGACCGCATGGCGTCGTTCCTCGCCGCGCGGAGCCGCCCGAAGGCGGGCGACGGCCGGGCCGAGACCGGCGAATCCGAAAGTGTTTCTTGA
- a CDS encoding PEP-utilizing enzyme, producing the protein MQELLHPQLRLTGGDDLLVRGLPASPGAATGVVVLSSERALELAADGRQVVLVAAETTPGDVPGMLASAAVLTGSGGIASHAAVVARGAGKPAVCGAEGLRVDLAAGTVRFGERVVREGDPVSLDGRTGAVYGGTLSVSVAGPPPELSTLLEWGTACAGWVCGSTPTPPPRSTRPSPWARRVSDCAVRNTSSSANGCR; encoded by the coding sequence GTGCAGGAGCTGCTGCACCCCCAGCTGCGGCTGACCGGCGGGGACGACCTCCTGGTGAGGGGGCTGCCCGCGTCTCCGGGAGCCGCGACCGGAGTGGTCGTGCTGTCCAGTGAGCGTGCCCTCGAACTGGCCGCGGATGGTAGGCAGGTCGTGCTCGTGGCCGCTGAGACGACCCCGGGGGACGTCCCCGGGATGCTGGCCTCCGCTGCCGTGCTGACCGGCAGCGGCGGGATCGCCTCGCACGCCGCCGTAGTGGCGCGGGGCGCCGGCAAACCCGCGGTGTGCGGCGCCGAGGGGCTGCGCGTGGATCTGGCCGCCGGGACGGTCCGCTTCGGGGAGCGGGTGGTGCGCGAGGGCGACCCGGTCTCGCTGGACGGCCGTACCGGCGCCGTCTACGGGGGGACGCTGAGCGTCAGCGTCGCCGGACCGCCGCCCGAGCTGTCCACCCTGCTGGAGTGGGGGACGGCATGCGCCGGCTGGGTGTGCGGGTCAACGCCGACACCGCCACCGAGGTCGACACGGCCCTCGCCCTGGGCGCGGAGGGTGTCGGACTGTGCCGTACGGAACACCAGTTCCTCGGCGAACGGCTGCCGCTGA
- a CDS encoding putative PEP-binding protein, producing the protein MRVNADTATEVDTALALGAEGVGLCRTEHQFLGERLPLIRRVLLAADPTARDEALPALERAQHEDFRALLAAVGNRPVTVRLLDAPLHEFLPAPGQAVDAGEEQRAAALREANPMLGLRGVRLALLHERLYPAQAEALFTAWADVAATGVRPELEVMIPLVSLPEELAAAAAYVRAAADAVAARTGVEVPYRLGTMIETPRAALLAGELAEHAEFFSFGTNDLTQLTYGFSRDDVERQVLASYQERGFLTASPFARLDPHGVGALVALAAERARSVRPGIKLGVCGEHGGDPESIAFCDDLGLDYVSCSAHRVPVARMAAAHSALRKRQRQDEGGSTR; encoded by the coding sequence GTGCGGGTCAACGCCGACACCGCCACCGAGGTCGACACGGCCCTCGCCCTGGGCGCGGAGGGTGTCGGACTGTGCCGTACGGAACACCAGTTCCTCGGCGAACGGCTGCCGCTGATCCGCCGGGTGCTCCTGGCCGCCGACCCGACGGCCCGCGACGAAGCGCTGCCGGCGCTGGAGCGCGCCCAGCACGAGGACTTCCGCGCGCTGCTGGCCGCCGTCGGGAACCGCCCGGTGACCGTGCGCCTGCTGGACGCCCCGCTGCACGAGTTCCTGCCCGCCCCCGGGCAGGCCGTGGACGCGGGCGAGGAGCAGCGGGCCGCCGCGCTGCGCGAGGCGAACCCGATGCTCGGGCTGCGCGGAGTGCGGCTGGCACTGCTGCACGAGAGGCTCTACCCGGCTCAGGCCGAGGCACTCTTCACGGCCTGGGCCGATGTCGCCGCCACCGGGGTGCGGCCGGAGCTGGAGGTGATGATCCCGCTCGTCAGCCTGCCGGAGGAACTCGCCGCCGCGGCCGCGTACGTGCGCGCCGCCGCCGACGCGGTCGCCGCCCGCACCGGGGTGGAGGTCCCCTACCGGCTCGGCACGATGATCGAGACCCCGCGGGCCGCGCTGCTGGCCGGTGAACTCGCCGAGCACGCCGAGTTCTTCTCCTTCGGCACCAATGACCTCACTCAGCTCACCTACGGGTTCTCCCGGGACGACGTCGAGCGCCAGGTGCTCGCCTCCTACCAGGAGCGCGGGTTCCTGACCGCCAGCCCGTTCGCCCGGCTCGACCCCCACGGGGTGGGCGCACTCGTCGCCCTGGCCGCCGAACGGGCACGCAGCGTACGGCCCGGGATCAAGCTCGGCGTGTGCGGTGAACATGGTGGGGACCCGGAGTCGATCGCCTTCTGCGACGACCTCGGCCTCGACTACGTCTCCTGTTCCGCGCACCGCGTACCGGTGGCCCGCATGGCCGCCGCGCACAGTGCCCTGCGGAAGCGGCAGCGGCAGGACGAGGGCGGGAGCACACGATGA